In Cydia pomonella isolate Wapato2018A chromosome 27, ilCydPomo1, whole genome shotgun sequence, a single genomic region encodes these proteins:
- the LOC133532454 gene encoding probable serine/threonine-protein kinase DDB_G0283337, with protein MTTYSIRLDELDLALLPLRVHNNDFLKKEHFQFQVIKEHAEVPELSDVTYTCHICAINVPAAFAREHNASVKHQTNARIARVATLRTHALISAHPPPLVKQTGRFCVNCATIVDEDHDKTKEHRVAVMHDNLLCELMKAYVGDDDESKNADNNVDNNQNKMHIGGKKDEEYFKIAEENNNINVAMVTQTIKLQSENITDNVVTKVMQPIADCATNDTTSESKSEDFSKDDIPKNNTSANKTENKPPANSVSPTKSQAQTKDVTENGTGQNEPGTSTKNGKGTMEPKAKSAREPYEKELRKFMDSKYQFQIKESYSRIHIKINDDTVNVYSDHFHSFHRIYRNGDIECIVCDSTFNEKNQEAHKYSVNHMSGVVQIGTDGEYVREINEAYSHCILCNQKISNINVAKHKQSQHHTLRKTNNVRSTKPKAAATTDRNIENTSKATTTERNCNKNNVTFDVNEPYEEIKGELQCLVCECRVPKDVRNREDHLKGFRHMNNLKSK; from the exons ATGACGACGTACTCAATACGATTAGACGAACTGGATCTGGCGCTGCTGCCCCTGCGCGTCCACAACAACGACTTCTTGAAGAAGGAGCACTTTCAGTTCCAAGTCATCAAGGAGCATGCGG AAGTTCCAGAACTATCAGACGTTACCTACACATGCCACATATGCGCCATCAACGTGCCAGCAGCGTTCGCTCGCGAGCATAATGCGAGCGTAAAGCATCAAACAAACGCGCGCATCGCTCGCGTGGCCACGCTGCGCACGCACGCGCTCATATCCGCGCACCCCCCTCCCCTCGTGAAGCAAACAGGGCGCTTCTGCGTGAACTGCGCGACAATTGTTGATGAAGACCATGACAAGACAAAAGAGCATCGAGTCGCTGTGATGCATGATAATCTGCTTTGTGAGCTGATGAAAGCATACGTTGGGGATGATGATGAATCAAAAAATGCTGATAACAACGTTGATaacaatcaaaataaaatgcatattgGTGGTAAGAAAGAtgaagaatattttaaaatagctGAAGAgaacaataatattaatgtcGCCATGGTAACTCAAACGATAAAACTCCAATCAGAAAATATCACAGATAATGTAGTTACAAAAGTCATGCAACCCATTGCGGACTGTGCAACCAATGATACGACCTCAGAAAGTAAAAGTGAAGATTTCAGTAaagatgatattcctaaaaATAACACGAGCGCCAACAAAACTGAAAATAAGCCTCCTGCAAATTCAGTTTCGCCTACAAAAAGCCAAGCTCAAACTAAAGATGTGACAGAAAATGGAACAGGTCAAAATGAGCCTGGTACGTCGACAAAAAACGGAAAAGGAACTATGGAACCGAAAGCAAAATCAGCAAGAGAGCCCTATGAAAAAGAGCTGCGCAAATTTATGGACTCTAAATATCAATTCCAAATTAAAGAATCGTATTCCCGAATACATATAAAGATAAATGACGATACTGTAAACGTTTATAGTGATCATTTCCACAGTTTTCACAGAATATACAGAAATGGGGACATAGAATGCATAGTTTGCGATAGCactttcaatgaaaaaaatCAGGAGGCACACAAATACAGTGTGAATCATATGAGTGGTGTTGTTCAAATCGGAACGGATGGAGAATACGTGAGAgag ataaacgAAGCATACAGCCACTGCATACTATGCAACCAAAAGATCAGCAACATAAACGTAGCCAAGCACAAGCAATCACAGCACCACACTTTACGAAAAACCAACAATGTTAGAAGCACCAAACCGAAAGCAGCAGCTACAACTGACAGAAACATCGAAAATACAAGCAAAGCGACCACGACTGAAAGAaactgcaataaaaataatgtaacatTTGATGTAAATGAGCCGTATGAAGAAATTAAAGGAGAACTACAGTGTCTGGTTTGCGAATGCAGAGTTCCAAAGGATGTACGGAATAGAGAGGACCATTTAAAGGGATTTAGACACATGAATAACTTGAAATCGAAGTAG